CAGGCCTGGATGGGCTTCTCGACCTTGGCGCCGGCCTTCACCCGGATGAAGTAGCCCTCCGTCTGGTGCAGCGCCACCAGCGCCGTGTACTTGTCCTTGTCCGGCGCCACCGCTCTCCACCAGTAGCGCTCGACCATCTCCTCGGGGTGGGCGGCCATGGCCTCCTCGGTGCCCGTCACCTCGACCGCTCCGCCGAAGGCGTCCATGACGCGTTCGTAGATGGGGGTGCGGTCCATCTGGAAGAAGGACGCCGATCTCTCGGCCTCCTCCTCGGCGGTGAAACCGCTCATCAGCACGGTCTCGCGGACCTGCTTCTCGAGCGAGGCGATCGACTCGACGCGCCGGCGCTCCGAGACGGTGCGGAAGCGCGAGACGTCCACGTCCGGGCCGAGCGCGGCGGGCTTGTCCGACGCGGCCTCCGCCAGGCGGCGGATCTCGGCCAGGCGCTCGCGCACCGGCGCGCTGAGCTTGGACTCGTCCATCGTCATCGACATCTTCGGCGCTCCTGACCTCGGGACGGGATCCCGGTGGAACGGGGTGGGCCGGAGGCTCACCGGCAGAGCTGGCACTCCACACACTTCTCGTAACCCTGCCGCCCGATCTCCTCGAGGAGGTCGAGCGGGTTGGCCTGACAGGCGATCCTGCCCTCGTAGAGCACGTGGCCCACGTCGGCGTTCACGTAGCGCAGGATGTGCCCGGTGTGGGTCACGATCAGGCCGGCTGAGCCGGTGTCGGCCGCGCGGCGGCCCTTGAGCAGCGCGTTCATCGCCTCGCCGACTACCGCGATGTTGTCCAGGTCGACGCCGCTCTCCGGCTCGTCGAAGAGGGCGAGCGCGGGGCGCTGCGCCAGCAGCTGCGCCATCTCCGAGCGCTTCATCTCGCCGCCGGAGAAGCCGGCGTTCACGTCGCGGTCGATCATCGGCCCCAGGTCCAGCTCGTCGGTGAGCTCGCCGACGAGGTCCGCGTGCTCCCCGCCGCCGGCGGCCACGCCGATGAGCTGCCGCAGCCTCACGCCGCGCACGCTCGGCGGCCGCTGGAACGCCATCCCGATGCCCAGCCTGGCTCGCTCGTCCAGCGGCATGCCGAGGAGCCCGCGCCCGCGGAACCGCACGCTGCCCTCGGTCACCTCGTACCCGGGCATGCCGAGGACCGCGTTGAGCAGCGTGGTCTTCCCGCTGCCGTTCGGCCCGAGGAGCACGTGCGTCTCGCCCTCGGCGATCGTCAGGTCCACACCCCGCAGCACCTCCCGGCCTCCGACATCCACGTGCAGGCCCTCCACCGCCAGCAGCGCTTCTTCGGCCACGCCTACCCCCATGGGTCGGACGCCCTGAGAACGGGGCGCAGGAACGCGTTTCCATGAGGAATCTACCCGATGGCCCGCCGCTGCGGAAACGCCGGATGCTCCGGGGGCAGGTGTGCCCCGGCGGCGCCCGGTCCCCGAGGATGTGGACAGGACCAGGACAGGTACGGGTTAGGGTAGACTGGCAGGGTCGTGGGGGAGGGTGGTCCGAGGACGGGGGGATTCCGCGCATGCGCGAAGAGTCGTTGCAGTTCCTGAGGAAGCTGGTCGAGGCGCCGTCGCCGTCGGGCTACGAGCAGCCTGCCTCGCGGGTGTACCGCGACTACGTCTCGGACCTGGCCGACGAGGTCCGCACCGACGTCATGGGCAACGTCGTCGCCTGGCTCAAGCCCAAGGGCAAGGGCGGGGCGCCCAGCGTGATGCTGGCCGGGCACGTCGACGAGATCGGCTTCATGGTGACCTACATCACCGACAAGGGGTTCGTCGCCTTCAAGCCCATCGGCGGCTGGGACGCGCACAACCTCCCGGGCAGGCGGGTACGGGTGCACACCACCGAGGGCCCGCTCCTCGGCGTTCTGGGGCGGCTGCCGGTCCACCTGCTCGAGGAGGACGAGCGCAAGGCCGTGGTCAAGATGCACAAGCTCTTCATCGACCTCGGCCTGCCGGCCGCCGAGGTGAAGAAGCGCGTTCGCATCGGCGACCCGGTCACTGTGGAGGAAGGCCTCGAGACGTTCGGTGACGGGATGGCGGTCAGCCGGGCGTTCGACGACAAGATGGGCGCTTTCGCCGTCGCCGAGGTCCTGCGCCTCGTCAAGGAGGCGGGCGGGGCGAAGGCGCCGCTCTTCGCCGTCGCCACCGTGCAGGAGGAGGTAGGCCTGCGCGGCGCGATCACCTCATGCTTCCACGTGGACCCCGAGATCGGCGTCGCCGTGGAGGTCGGGCACGCGACGGACTACCCGGACGTGGACAAGCGCAAGCACGGCGAGGCGGACTGCGGGAAGGGCCCGATCATCGCCCGAGGACCGAACGTCAACCCGCGCGTCTTCGAGTTGCTCCTCGAGACGGCCGAGGCCGAGAAGATCCCGCACCAGGTCGGCGGCGAGCCGCGTGGCACGGGGACCGACGCCAACGCGATGCAGGTCAGCAAGGGTGGGCGCGCTGCCGGCCTGGTGAGCGTGCCGCTGCGGTACATGCACACGCCGAGCGAGGTGCTCTCGCTGGCCGACCTGGAGAACGCGGCCAAGCTGCTCGCGGCGTTCGTCCGCCGCCTGAGACCGGGGATCGACTTCACGCCATAGCGCTGCGGGCGAGCGGCCGCCGACGGCGGGTCGCGAGCGCGGGACGTCCGAAGCCGCCTCCACTCGGATAGAATGAACGGTACGGTCGTCGTCGGCCGGATCCCCACTGCACGGAAACGGCGGAGGACCGGATGGCCCGCGAGCAACGCGTGGTCGCCACGAACAAGAAGGCGTTCCACGACTACTTCATAGACGAGACCTTCGAGGCCGGCATCTCGCTCACCGGCACCGAGGTCAAGTCCCTGCGCGAGAGCGGCGCGTCCCTGCGCGAGAGCTTCGCCACCGTGCGCCGGGGCGAGGTCTGGCTCCATGGCGTCCACATCTCGCCGTACAGCCACGGCAACCGCAGCAACGTCGACCCGGACCGTCCTCGGAAGCTGCTGCTCCACAAGCGCGAGATCCGGTACCTGCTGGGCAAGACCAAGGAGAAGGGGCTCACGCTCATCCCCCTGAAGCTCTATTTCAGCCCGAGCAACCTCGCCAAGGTCGAGCTCGGGCTCGCACGGGGCAAGAAGCTCTTCGACAAGCGGGCGGCCATCGCCGAGCGCGACCAGCGCCGGGACGTCGAGCGCGCTCTGCGCGAGCGCCAGAAGGGGTAAGGTGGTCGCACGACAGCGCTCGCGCACAGGAGGTCTCACGTGAAGCCCGGCAAGAGCATCGTGATCGCGACGTTCGCCGCTGCGGTGCTCGCCGCAGGCGTCGCGGGCTGCGGCATCACCGGCGGGGGCCGGGACGGCACCGGGCGGACGGGTGAGCGCTCCTCGGAGGGCACGGCTTCCGCCCCGCGGCGCGACCGGGAGCGGCAGGCCGACGACCTGGAGGATGTGGACGCCGCTCGCGTGCTGGGCGTCGAGGCGACGTACGCGCGGACCGGTATGGAAGAGGCCTCGGACGGAGAGCCGCACGCCCTCGCGACCGTCGCCACGGGAGGGCCGGCGCCCGAGGAGAGGCTCGTGTTCGCGCTCCTGGCGCGCATGATCTCGGCCGCGCCGGACGCGCCGTCCGTCACTGTGGTGCTGTGGCTGCGCGCGGAGCCCGACGCCCGCTTCGCGCAGTACGTCTGGAACCGCCCCGACCTGCGGCTGGAACGCTTCGAGGCGTCGATCCCCGCCTCCGAGTACGACCGCTACGCGCCAAAGGCGGCGGATGCCCCCGGATCCGAGCCCGAGGGGGGCCCGCCGGGCTTCGAGCCCGGACGGACCGGAGTGATCAC
This is a stretch of genomic DNA from Coriobacteriia bacterium. It encodes these proteins:
- a CDS encoding M42 family metallopeptidase; translation: MREESLQFLRKLVEAPSPSGYEQPASRVYRDYVSDLADEVRTDVMGNVVAWLKPKGKGGAPSVMLAGHVDEIGFMVTYITDKGFVAFKPIGGWDAHNLPGRRVRVHTTEGPLLGVLGRLPVHLLEEDERKAVVKMHKLFIDLGLPAAEVKKRVRIGDPVTVEEGLETFGDGMAVSRAFDDKMGAFAVAEVLRLVKEAGGAKAPLFAVATVQEEVGLRGAITSCFHVDPEIGVAVEVGHATDYPDVDKRKHGEADCGKGPIIARGPNVNPRVFELLLETAEAEKIPHQVGGEPRGTGTDANAMQVSKGGRAAGLVSVPLRYMHTPSEVLSLADLENAAKLLAAFVRRLRPGIDFTP
- a CDS encoding ABC transporter ATP-binding protein, whose translation is MAEEALLAVEGLHVDVGGREVLRGVDLTIAEGETHVLLGPNGSGKTTLLNAVLGMPGYEVTEGSVRFRGRGLLGMPLDERARLGIGMAFQRPPSVRGVRLRQLIGVAAGGGEHADLVGELTDELDLGPMIDRDVNAGFSGGEMKRSEMAQLLAQRPALALFDEPESGVDLDNIAVVGEAMNALLKGRRAADTGSAGLIVTHTGHILRYVNADVGHVLYEGRIACQANPLDLLEEIGRQGYEKCVECQLCR
- the smpB gene encoding SsrA-binding protein SmpB; translation: MAREQRVVATNKKAFHDYFIDETFEAGISLTGTEVKSLRESGASLRESFATVRRGEVWLHGVHISPYSHGNRSNVDPDRPRKLLLHKREIRYLLGKTKEKGLTLIPLKLYFSPSNLAKVELGLARGKKLFDKRAAIAERDQRRDVERALRERQKG